ATGTACTTTTTTGAAGGAGCCTCTAAAATACCAGCTATTCAAACGCCTTCTGGTGAATATGTACCTGACTCTCGTGAAGCTTACTATGTTGTTCCTTCTTTTGTGGAAGAACCTAAAGCTGTTCAAGATATGACCTTAAGGCAAGAAGCTAAGCAAGTAGAATCTTCTAAACTGAATAGTTATGAAATAAAATCAGCTTTACATTTTAGTAATGGTGGCGGTCTCTATTTAGCCAATCAGAAAGATTCTGGTGAGCAGATTGTTCTGAAAGAAGGAAGACCCGGTGCTGGACTTGACGGACAAGGGAGAGACGCTGTAGAACGGCTTAAGCATGAGGCGAAAATATTAAAACAATTAAAAGGGTTAAAGTATGTGGTTCAATTTAAGGATACCTTCCAAGCGTGGGAACATACCTTTCTTGCTGAAGAATATGTTCCTGGAGCCCCTTTACACAATTGGTTAGCAGCATATTATCCCTTTTCTACCCAGGAAGATTCCAAGGGATATTGTAAGAAGGTTATTCATATTTTAAAGCAAATAAAGAATGCTTTAGTAGAATTACATTCTAGGGGAATTGGGATGGGCGACTTACAACCAGCAAATATAATGGTAACTACAACCGATGATGTAAAGTTAATTGATTTTGAATCTGCAAGCGATATTACAGATGCGAAACACTCTGGATTAATGACTCCTGGTTTTACTGGTGCTTTTGATATTACAAGAGAACAATCAGATTGGTTTGCGCTCTCACGTATAGCAAGACAAGTCTTTGTACCCATTGGTCCAGTCCAAGATATGGCTGAAAGTATTCTATTAAAACATAATCAATGGATTGTCAATACATTTGGTGAAGAGGCGTTAGCTATAGTGAAAGAAATGGAAGACGAATGCACAAAGCGATCTGCAAAACCAATTGAAAGTGTACTTTCTTCTCCTTGTCAATACTTTGCTAAAAGGGACTTACCAGAGCTTATTAGTAAAATAAGAGAAGGTATCGTTAATGACCTTAGCGATGGAGAGCGGTTATTACCGGGAGATATTAGACAATTTGAAACAACTAATGGTCTTTGGAATGTATTAACTGGTGGTTATGGAGTTATCATGGCTTTATCTCGTACCGGTTCCTTGCCAACTAAAGCCCGTGATTGGACTATGAAATATAGCAAAGATGAATATATAAACACATTAGATGATGGGCTATTTACAGGAAAAGCTGGTGTAGCTGGTGTCCTTTATGAGATTGGGATGGTAAGCGAGGCGGAAAAAATTTATGATTCATTAGCTACCAACCTAGAGACGGAAGATATTTCGCTTATAACAGGATTAGCAGGAACTGGTTTAGCTCTACTGTCTGCTTCAACGGTATTAGAGAAAAATACTTACATGAGAAAAACAATTGATATTGCAGGTCGATTAGAAACGCTTCTTGAACAAGATGTTTATATAAAACCAAGTGATGTTGATTTTATACCGATCGGACTTATTGATGGATGGTCAGGAGTGTCACTATTCTATAGTGCCTTATATAGAATTACAGATGACCCTCATTGGTTATCTTTATCTGAACGGGCAATAGTAAAAGATTTGAACCAGTGTAAGTTAGAAGACTCAGGCTTATACCAAGTAAAAGATGGCTCACGTTTTGTCCCATACCTAGCTGGTGGAAGTGCAGGTATCGGTCTTGCTCTAATTCTACTTCGTCATCTACAGGGCAATAAGAACTGGGAAAAAGAACTCCATGGAATAGGTTTACTTTCTAAATCTAAATGCTTTTATAGCTCTGGTCTCTTTCGTGGATTGGGGGGGCTCATTGTTGTTGCTAATGCTATTGATACCGAGCTGCAAATTCAAAAGGACAGTCACGTAGACAAAGCACTAGAAACTATAAATTTATATTTATTAGAAGATGATGGTAAATACTATCTTCCTGGAGATTATGATTATAGACTATCAGGAGATATATTTTCTGGTGCTTCTGGAATGGTCCTTGCACTTAACGATATTGGTTCAAAAGAATGGTTTTCTTGGCTCCCTGTACCTAATGTCTCCATGTTATTATCAACTAATTCAAATATAGGACAAGCATTAATTTATTAACCCTATAAAAGCTGATAATTAATTGAAAGGAGGTGAATACAATGAAACAAGTACTTTCCTTACAATCAATGAAATCAGATCAAGAAATTCAATTACGTGCTGGATCTTCCCTCAGCATCAACTGCAAAGTAATTAGCACACTCAGTATTGCCATCTGCTAGTATTTATATATTTTAAATATGGACACTTTAAAAAGTAAGCCCAAAGAATCAAAATCGAAAAAAGAGGCTGGGACAAAACAGTCTCAAATTAAGTAAAAGACGGTCCGAATTATCGTCATTCGATAAATCGGACCGTTTTTGTGTAGTAAAGATGATTGATGAGATTGTCTGACGGTATACTTCCTCAAGTTCACCGCCATAAGTGCGAACCCTATTTCATTTTGAACCTTGTCTTTACCTCTCACCGACATCCGGGTGAAACGCAAATTAGCCTTCAGAAATCCGAAGACTGGCTCTACATCAACTTTACGTTTGCCGTAGATATCACCTTTTTTCGTTTCCGAAAGCACTTCTCGAATATAGGCTTTCTGGTTCTCCCATTTCTCATTATAATAAACCTTCCGGTTATTTCCCTCTTTGGCCTTTGTGCATTGTGGTCGCAAAGGACACCCGCCACAATCTTCACATTCATACACTTTAAACGTGCGTTGAAAGCCGGCTTTATCTTTTTTCTTGGACCAATACTGAAATGTCACATTCTTACCATTGGGACAGACAAACGTGTCGTTCTCCTGATCATACGGCCAATTACTTAAATTAAAAGCATGTTGCCTGTACGCTTTTTTCTTCTCTTTACGATACATACCGTAGGTGATGAGAGGTGTCCGTTGGCGGTTATTTAAGATGTCGTCATAATTCTGTTCACTACCATAACCGGCATCGGCGACAATATACGAAGGCAACGAAAAGAAGCCTTTTTCAATTCTGTTCAAAAAAGGGATAAAAGTCCGGGTATCAGTAGGGTTTGGGAAGATGTCATAAGCGAGTGTGTACTGGCCTTCAGTCGCAATTTGGAGATTATAGCCGGCTTTCAGTTGCCCATTTTTCATGTAGTCATCTTTCATGCGCATAAACGTCGCGTCATGATCTGTCTTGGAGTAACTGTTTCGCTCTCCCAAGATTGCAAGGTCACGTTTATATTTTTGTTTACGGACCACAAAATCCTTGAACCTTTTACGGTACTGTTTGGGAGTTTTCCGTTCTGATCGGAGTTGTTTTCGCACCTTTGTGTCTTTAGATGCTTCAATCTGGTTATCATATTCTTCAATGCGTTCGTCCAGTTTCTCGACGATCTCATTCAGCTCTTCGGTAGACAGTTCATCCAAGTTATCCTGTTCAATAGCAGGCAAAATATCTTGTTCCAGAAGTTCCTTATAGAGCTGATTGGATTTCTCCACTAAACCGGCGCTGTATCTTTCAACGGATTTTTTCCAGACAAACGTCAATTTATTGGCATTGGCTTCAATCTTTGTACCATCAATAAAAATAGCGTCGTTATCAATCATTTCTTTTTGAACAAGCTGAGATCTGAATTGAATAAAACACTGGCGAAGCAAATCCGCCACATCAGGATCAACTCTGAACCGATTAATGGTCCGATAACTTGGTTCATACCCTTGAGCCAGCCACATCATGCGTATACTGTCTTTTAATAAAGCTTCAATTTTTCTTCCGGAAAACACAGACTGGGTATACGCACACAAAATGATTTTCAACATCATCTTCGGATGATAAGCTGGATAGCCCGTCTTACGATAAAAACAATTAAAAGCTTCATCAGGAATAGACTCCACCAAATCATTCACTGCAAAAGCAATATCATTTTCCTGTAATTTATAGGCTAAATCTATCGGCAAAATGACTTGATTCATGTTATAATCTTTAAACATAAGGATACCTCCGATTCTGTTTGGTTGTGGTGACTTTAACTTTATCAGAAGGTATCCTTTTTGTGTACATAATTATAATTTTTATTTAAACCCGTTGATTGTCAAAAACACGAGACGCCTGCGGGAAAAGCAAGAGCTAATTTATTTGCGACGAGTAATCGCAGGAGCAGAAGATCCATCGGGGGTGATCTTCCCCCGATTAGCTGAAGCCTTGCCCGCGGCAAGCGAGTGTATTTTTGACAAGCAACCTCAAATAAAGAAAACATGGAATTTAAAAATGGCTCTCACATAAGTGAGGGCCATTCCTAATCACTGGGTTTTGTCCCAGCCTCTTCTGTGTTTAATTGTGAAATAAGTTACAAGATGGGCTTGATAAAGATAAAAATTTTTAACATAGTGCATGAGTAAAAAGGATTAATTGTAAAATTATATGTAAATTACATTATATTTAATCGGTGATCACAGTTGGTTGTTACAATAAAGACATAGTCCCATTTTTTGTAATATAAGATTAGTCTTGAAGCTGTGGTAGCACACTAAAAATTGAATCTTATTTGGAAATGAGGAATATAAAAAAATATGCATGAAAGGATTGAGTGACGTGCTTTTTAAACATAAGAAATTCAATGTAATGGTAATGAGTGTGATTTCTGCAATGCTTTTCTGTTCTGTGGTTGTTTTATCCTCCCTTTCTTCTTTAGCTAATACAGGACCAAATGCTAATGAATACGGGAGTACTGGGATGTGGGCAGCGATTGTGGGTATTTTGATATTCTACATCATACCATTAGTATTATATGGAATAGGTGTTGAGGCAATGTCATATGTTATGGCTACATTTTGTGGGGTGGGAATACTAATTAGCATGACAATAGTTGGGGTTAGTGTTCTCATGTTATCTCCGTCTAATGACAATGTTATGTTATATAGTGTCATAATTCTTGGATTTGCATTAATTCTTGTGAACATAGCTTGGTTTTTCTTTGCTTTTTATTCAAAGAAAGATGGAAATAAAAATATAAGCCATGTATAGATGTGTGTGGCTTTACTCTGTATATCGAGGTAAAATCATATATAACGGGGTATATTAAGTTGTTTATTTCTATATTGGGAGATAAATTCACAATCGGTGAAGTCACTTCTACTTTGGCATGATTATTCTTTATGTTTTCTAAAGCTTTTTTCTAAGCGCACAATATTCTAGAAAAATACTACAGTTCAATATTTCTATTTGGAAACTAATTAATATTTTTCTGAATTTTGCGCTAAAACTTATCCTATAAACGGTGATAGTATGAAGGAATATATTGATTTAGGTGGAGTAGAAGTTTTGAAAGTGGTGCCAGATTAGAAATTATGAGGAAACAAGGTGTGGATAACACACCTTCTGATACGATGATAGGCTGGGCGCATATTGCTTTTTCTACAGGTAGTGAAGAGGCTGTCGACGAATTGACTGAACGGCTTAAAAAAGACGGTTACTCTGTTGTAAACGGTCCGCGTGTGACAGGAGACGGTTACTATGAAAGTGTAGTTGAAGATCCAGAAGGGAACCTTGTGGAGTTAACGGTTTAACGAATTTAATCCGACCCTACTTACTATGGGCCGGATTAATTTAACAGAGGTTTTCAATCATCATCGCTTTCCTTAGAAATTACTGTTGCGTAATTTACTACGTCAGCACTTATTCTGATAGCACGTTGATAATCTTCCATCAGACAGCAATCGATTGCCTATGGCCCTTCCGGAAAGCTTGTAAATGACGCTGCGCCTAATGGGTAAATGTGGAGTGATCTTAGCGTGACATCTCCACCTTGTACATATATATCGATATCGCTATGGTTTTCAGTAGGAAAAACTTGATTTGTAAATACTGTTGTGCCATTATTTCCAAATACTTCAACTGATGAGCGATCCACAAATATGTGGATTTTCACGGTTTCATTCATCGGGGACATAGGGGCATGCTGTCTGTCTCCAAAAAGATGATGTAAATTTGTTTCTCCCGACTCAGAGCGATCAACGAATAGGTGTGCGTGATGCACGTCATAGCCAACCGTCGTTTGCTCATGCTCACCTTTGTGAACTTCGAGACCGAATTCAGTTGCCGTTGTTTGGTCATTAACCTCAAATTCGGCTATTATTTCCACCGAATCCCCTTGCACATTTTGCAAAAGGCCTGTCCCTTCAGACACAATCTCGTTTGTCCAGTGTTGACCTTCTCCCTGAAGGGCTTTTAATTCCTTAGCCGGTTCTTGAACGACTCGAAGGCCGTCTTCCGTCCGTGTCAGACTTAAATCACGGGGAAGGGACATGGCTCCTCGCCACGTGTCAGTAGGTGTTGCTTCTGCATACTGCCAGTTGTTCATCCATCCGAGCCACACTTGACGCCCGTCAGGAACGTCGCTCCAAGAAACGGCCGCATAATAATCGGCACCGTAGTCTGTCCATAACACGTGATCTTCTGCATTTTCATTAACAAATGTCTCTCCATTAAAATCTCCTATGAAATATTGCATGCCAGAACCACCGGCAGGTCCTCCATCGATGACACTCACTTGCAGAACCCATTTGGTTTCATCCACATTCCCGTCAACGGACATTTCAAACAACTCCGGACACTCCCATACCCCATCTAGGGCACCTTCTCCGCCGAATTCACCGGTAAACACCCAATCGATCAAGTTATGGGACTGATAAAAATAAACATGCTGCCCCGCTGCCAACGCCATTACCCATGTCTCATGATCTTCATACCAGAAAACGTTAGGGTCACGGAAATCATCGACCTCTTCCGGCATGTCAAGTACTGGATTGCCTTCATACTTCTCCCACGTGCGTCCGTTGTCATGACTATAGGCAATACCCTGTGTTTGATAACCTTCATCATCATAGGTAAAGATGGCCACCAGGCCGGTTTCACCATTAAAAAGACCACTCGTATCATGTTCATCAACCACAGCACTGCCGGAAAAGATCGTACCATTCTCATCTGGATAAAGCGCAATATCTTGATGTTCCCAATGGACCAAGTCCTCACTGATCGCATGGCCCCAATGCATCGGGCCCCATACATTGTCTTCCGGATTGTGTTGATAGAAAAGGTGGTATTCACCTTCGTAGTACACCATACCGTTTGGATCATTCAGCCAATTTTCTTCCGCTGTAAAATGGTAGTGTGGGCGGAAAGAATCACGTTCAAGCTCTTCCTTCTTATCCAGCTCCATATCCGCCGTTTTTTTCGATTCTCCTTCTTTCACATGGACTCGGAAATCGTCGACATTAAGATGACCAAAATCACCTGTCGCTTGATCGACCACTTTGATGTAGACCTCTTCTCCAATATAGTCGGATGCGTCCCAGACGACCCTTCTATACGTCTCAGATTGATGTCCAGTCGCCTTCATCAACACCTTTTCATCCTCTGCCTGAACAAGTGCAACATATAAGTGATGCTCATCTTCCCCACCTGATATGAGGAAATTAACTTCCCCTGTACCTGACAATAGGAAATGACTCGACTTCATAACACCTGTCCGTTCATCCGGATTTGTTTCTTCATCTTCTCCGAGAAATCCCCATACATGATAATCCCCTTCATGTTCAAAAGGAATATCTTCATCCCAATATGTATTCTGTTCTGTTACATTTTCATCCTGAAAAGCATCGCCTTCAACAATTTCCCATCCGGATAAGTCTCCTGTTTCGAAGCCGGGATTCTCAATATCATAAGAGATATTTTTACTTGTATCTCCAAAATAGTAGAATATAGAAATTGTGATTAATACAGTCAGCATAGAACTAATACCGATAATCTTCTTCAAATGTCTTCACTCCTGCCTAAAGTTAAGTGTTTCATTGGTTTATCACAGATAAGCATCCATAAAACTCTCGAATCAAAATAGAGAGGAGAGGTAAATCTATTAGGTGGGAGATAACGGACGCTAATATTTTGATTTAATGAACGATCAATCACTGTGAGAAGAGCGAAAACGTCTCCTGATTGAAGGTTCGTTTTATAGTATTTTTGAATGGATAGCAACAAAGGTCTAAAAACTAGTATTTAGTGTCTGAAAGTTGAGTTTTTGAGCCTCACATCCCTACCGGTTAAAGAAAGCACCATTGTGAGTCAGCTATTAAGTGTCATCCGGCAAATGGTGACCAATCTATCAGACATAACTAGCCCTACTCCACTAGTCAAATCACATAATCATACCTGGAATTCGGTTTAATGTGGAGTACAAAACGTTTTTTCAGATTTATCACCGCAAGTGTGTTAATCAATATGATTCAGTCAGATAGTCTTTATTAAATTGAGCTAAGAAGTACATCAACCTGACTAGTTTAAACTCATCATAGTAACCCCTTGTTATTCAGTTGTGTAAGCGAAACGTTTCATTCGATTTTAGTCACAGGAAGAATCATTAATTAATGGGTATTATTTACCTTTCTTTAAGTAACAAGAAAAACCAATTCTATACCGAACGATTTAAAAAATCAAGCAGGAATAATTGATAATAAAGGGTTTTTTAATCATAGAATGATTTGGATATCTCGTTATCTCAAGCTTTGAAAATAGGAAAATCATATTTTTAATTAGTTGATTACATGGTTTATTTTGGTATACCATCTAGGAGATACTTTTTCTATATTTTTTATCCAATGTTGTCAAATAACAAGCCTTAAATTAATCAAAGGTTCGTTAAATAACAGATAACCGTCCGTAAAACGCCCTCCTTAAACTAGAGAGGAGAGCTAACTCAATTTAAGCGGGAGGGGGAGGTAACGCCCGGTCATGTCGTGATTGACTCAATTACCAATCAGTGAGAAGAACGAAAACATCCACAGAATGAAGTTCGTTTTAATCTGCACCTGTATTATACATATAGACTGGCTTTCCTTTTGCTATAAAACTAATTGTTTTGAGTTTGTATTCCCATAAAAATTATCATTTCAACACGTGTCTGTGATCAGTGCGAAAGGAGACTTCCTCATGAAAAGCATTCATAGTCGCTTATTGATCATGCTTTTTATTTGTATTATTATACCTTATTTCCTGTCAGTAGTTGTCATTTATGGGTATACCAAAAGTAATGTAGAGTATCATGAACTGGAAAACACTCGAGACTACATGCAAAGAACGTCTGAAGACCTGCAGCAATACTTTCAAGATATCATTAACCTTCCGTATATTTTATATCGCGACCATGATTTATTCCGAATCTTAGAATATGGATTTGAAAATAGCATTCATTCAAAGCCGACTACTATTGAAAAAAGTATGGAAACTTTTTATCTGATGCGAAATGAATTTAGACAAGTTCGGTTTTACATTGCTGCTGAAGAAGATTTATTTACTGTTTATAATGCCACGGTAAGTGCTCGGAGCCATCAACCAGATTTACTCCAGGAAGATGCTATTCAGAGAATGATTAACTCAGATTCTAATTATATGATTGAGCCCCCGCGACAAATTGAGAATTATAACAATGCCGCTATCATTCCTGAGTCAGATGACTCAATGGTTTTAACGATTCATCATCAAATTGAAGATGTCCTGTCCAACGAATTGCTCGGCATCATCACCGTTAATAGTGATTTAGATGAATACGCTCGGATATGCGAGCGTCTTATTCAAAATGATCAAGAAGCGGTACTGCTTGTAGATGCAGACAATTATGTTATGTATGCCAGTGATCCATCCCTAATTGGCAAGCCTGTACCTGATGAGTATTTACAGTCACACATAGGTGAGAAAGAGCATTATGTGAATGATGACATTATTTTGTCGAACACGTTGTCTGAGTCAGGACCTTTAGAAGGATGGCAATTAGTTAAAATAACCCCGAGTCATGTTTTATTCAACGAAGTGAGGCAAACAGCTTATACAAATATAATGGTCGGGGTAGGAGTCGTATTACTAGGTTTAATGATGATTAGCATCATTTCTTATAAAATTACCCGACCAATCAAGCTCCTTAGTAGGAAAGTACGAAGAATAGAAGGTGACAACATGGAAAGCCCTTTTGAAGATAATCAGGAAGATGAAATCGGACATCTGGAAAAGCATATGAAAGAGATGATGACTAGAATTAATTTTCATATAGAACGAGAATATAAATTGGAGATTGAGAATCGAAAGAACCAGCTTAAAGCGCTGAAATCTCAAGTGCATCCACATTTTTTATATAACTCCTTACAGTCCATAGGCGCCGTTGCCCTACGATCCAATTCTCCGCAAGTGTATCAATTAATCACTTCTTTATCCAAAATGATGCGCTACACGATTCGGGCAGACCACTGGGTGACTGTGCGAACGGAGGTGGATTATGTAAAAGCATATATGGCACTTCAGAAAGAACGTTTTCGAACCCATTTAAGCTACGCT
The genomic region above belongs to Bacillus sp. A301a_S52 and contains:
- a CDS encoding protein kinase/lanthionine synthetase C family protein gives rise to the protein MDMRYLKYVLPGKKYYQPQIERVEESKLNVPFIAEGWQKNSDDHWSYYFKSNIILPLQGWKIHISSTSKAAQKTLDVVSTFLFEESVTFKHVSNVWELIYKNSKYGHRGSSGKFITIYPANEDQFISLVTKLHDLLKGMPKGPYILSDKRWLDGNVYFRYGAFGEMYFFEGASKIPAIQTPSGEYVPDSREAYYVVPSFVEEPKAVQDMTLRQEAKQVESSKLNSYEIKSALHFSNGGGLYLANQKDSGEQIVLKEGRPGAGLDGQGRDAVERLKHEAKILKQLKGLKYVVQFKDTFQAWEHTFLAEEYVPGAPLHNWLAAYYPFSTQEDSKGYCKKVIHILKQIKNALVELHSRGIGMGDLQPANIMVTTTDDVKLIDFESASDITDAKHSGLMTPGFTGAFDITREQSDWFALSRIARQVFVPIGPVQDMAESILLKHNQWIVNTFGEEALAIVKEMEDECTKRSAKPIESVLSSPCQYFAKRDLPELISKIREGIVNDLSDGERLLPGDIRQFETTNGLWNVLTGGYGVIMALSRTGSLPTKARDWTMKYSKDEYINTLDDGLFTGKAGVAGVLYEIGMVSEAEKIYDSLATNLETEDISLITGLAGTGLALLSASTVLEKNTYMRKTIDIAGRLETLLEQDVYIKPSDVDFIPIGLIDGWSGVSLFYSALYRITDDPHWLSLSERAIVKDLNQCKLEDSGLYQVKDGSRFVPYLAGGSAGIGLALILLRHLQGNKNWEKELHGIGLLSKSKCFYSSGLFRGLGGLIVVANAIDTELQIQKDSHVDKALETINLYLLEDDGKYYLPGDYDYRLSGDIFSGASGMVLALNDIGSKEWFSWLPVPNVSMLLSTNSNIGQALIY
- a CDS encoding IS1182 family transposase; this translates as MFKDYNMNQVILPIDLAYKLQENDIAFAVNDLVESIPDEAFNCFYRKTGYPAYHPKMMLKIILCAYTQSVFSGRKIEALLKDSIRMMWLAQGYEPSYRTINRFRVDPDVADLLRQCFIQFRSQLVQKEMIDNDAIFIDGTKIEANANKLTFVWKKSVERYSAGLVEKSNQLYKELLEQDILPAIEQDNLDELSTEELNEIVEKLDERIEEYDNQIEASKDTKVRKQLRSERKTPKQYRKRFKDFVVRKQKYKRDLAILGERNSYSKTDHDATFMRMKDDYMKNGQLKAGYNLQIATEGQYTLAYDIFPNPTDTRTFIPFLNRIEKGFFSLPSYIVADAGYGSEQNYDDILNNRQRTPLITYGMYRKEKKKAYRQHAFNLSNWPYDQENDTFVCPNGKNVTFQYWSKKKDKAGFQRTFKVYECEDCGGCPLRPQCTKAKEGNNRKVYYNEKWENQKAYIREVLSETKKGDIYGKRKVDVEPVFGFLKANLRFTRMSVRGKDKVQNEIGFALMAVNLRKYTVRQSHQSSLLHKNGPIYRMTIIRTVFYLI
- a CDS encoding DUF5391 family protein, producing MLFKHKKFNVMVMSVISAMLFCSVVVLSSLSSLANTGPNANEYGSTGMWAAIVGILIFYIIPLVLYGIGVEAMSYVMATFCGVGILISMTIVGVSVLMLSPSNDNVMLYSVIILGFALILVNIAWFFFAFYSKKDGNKNISHV
- a CDS encoding VOC family protein, yielding MRKQGVDNTPSDTMIGWAHIAFSTGSEEAVDELTERLKKDGYSVVNGPRVTGDGYYESVVEDPEGNLVELTV
- a CDS encoding glycoside hydrolase family 32 protein — encoded protein: MKKIIGISSMLTVLITISIFYYFGDTSKNISYDIENPGFETGDLSGWEIVEGDAFQDENVTEQNTYWDEDIPFEHEGDYHVWGFLGEDEETNPDERTGVMKSSHFLLSGTGEVNFLISGGEDEHHLYVALVQAEDEKVLMKATGHQSETYRRVVWDASDYIGEEVYIKVVDQATGDFGHLNVDDFRVHVKEGESKKTADMELDKKEELERDSFRPHYHFTAEENWLNDPNGMVYYEGEYHLFYQHNPEDNVWGPMHWGHAISEDLVHWEHQDIALYPDENGTIFSGSAVVDEHDTSGLFNGETGLVAIFTYDDEGYQTQGIAYSHDNGRTWEKYEGNPVLDMPEEVDDFRDPNVFWYEDHETWVMALAAGQHVYFYQSHNLIDWVFTGEFGGEGALDGVWECPELFEMSVDGNVDETKWVLQVSVIDGGPAGGSGMQYFIGDFNGETFVNENAEDHVLWTDYGADYYAAVSWSDVPDGRQVWLGWMNNWQYAEATPTDTWRGAMSLPRDLSLTRTEDGLRVVQEPAKELKALQGEGQHWTNEIVSEGTGLLQNVQGDSVEIIAEFEVNDQTTATEFGLEVHKGEHEQTTVGYDVHHAHLFVDRSESGETNLHHLFGDRQHAPMSPMNETVKIHIFVDRSSVEVFGNNGTTVFTNQVFPTENHSDIDIYVQGGDVTLRSLHIYPLGAASFTSFPEGP
- a CDS encoding histidine kinase, which codes for MKSIHSRLLIMLFICIIIPYFLSVVVIYGYTKSNVEYHELENTRDYMQRTSEDLQQYFQDIINLPYILYRDHDLFRILEYGFENSIHSKPTTIEKSMETFYLMRNEFRQVRFYIAAEEDLFTVYNATVSARSHQPDLLQEDAIQRMINSDSNYMIEPPRQIENYNNAAIIPESDDSMVLTIHHQIEDVLSNELLGIITVNSDLDEYARICERLIQNDQEAVLLVDADNYVMYASDPSLIGKPVPDEYLQSHIGEKEHYVNDDIILSNTLSESGPLEGWQLVKITPSHVLFNEVRQTAYTNIMVGVGVVLLGLMMISIISYKITRPIKLLSRKVRRIEGDNMESPFEDNQEDEIGHLEKHMKEMMTRINFHIEREYKLEIENRKNQLKALKSQVHPHFLYNSLQSIGAVALRSNSPQVYQLITSLSKMMRYTIRADHWVTVRTEVDYVKAYMALQKERFRTHLSYAINIDDNICDISVPSMILQPLVENFFKHCYEKGFSKAHLDIYSEIRGDCLYLTVENDGPSLSDEELTLLKEKIYFLTDKDTYAYEHIGLKNIHDRLVLNYGPPAGIELDTMQKQGFSVRLIIPLLAKEDEQYESIARG